A genomic region of Rhodomicrobium lacus contains the following coding sequences:
- a CDS encoding N-formylglutamate amidohydrolase, translating to MLSQSLPIETTSRRETASSGESWKSFEVLPGDPQTRLLVLCDHATNLMPSEYGTLGLDDVQLNRHIAYDIGALGVAREIGRRLGATVVSTRFSRLLIDPNRGEDDPTLIMRISDGALVPGNVRVDETEKERRIRAFFRPYHAVVAAEIDAVLARGQIPVIFSMHSFTNVWRGVPRKWHAAVLWDRDPRLPVPVLKQLRERTGLEIGDNEPYSGHLRNDTIFRHATLRGLPNVLVEVRQDLIREEAGQIEWAAILADSLAAIFADPAHAEPLSRLEYHESRSDAEADRVMERVEKGDVEAASGEETAGGD from the coding sequence ATGTTATCTCAGTCTCTCCCCATAGAAACGACCTCCCGCCGCGAAACGGCATCCAGCGGCGAGAGTTGGAAAAGCTTCGAGGTCTTGCCCGGCGATCCGCAAACGCGCCTGCTTGTCCTTTGCGATCACGCGACGAACCTGATGCCCTCCGAATACGGGACGCTCGGTCTCGACGACGTGCAGCTCAACCGGCACATTGCCTATGACATCGGGGCGCTCGGTGTCGCGCGCGAGATCGGCCGCCGCCTTGGCGCCACCGTCGTCTCGACGCGCTTCTCACGGCTGCTCATCGATCCCAATCGCGGCGAGGACGATCCGACGCTCATCATGCGCATTTCCGATGGGGCGCTCGTTCCCGGCAATGTGCGCGTCGACGAAACCGAGAAGGAGCGGCGCATCCGTGCCTTCTTTCGGCCCTACCATGCCGTCGTCGCCGCCGAGATCGACGCCGTGCTCGCGCGCGGGCAGATCCCCGTCATTTTCTCGATGCACAGCTTCACCAATGTCTGGCGCGGGGTGCCGCGCAAATGGCACGCGGCCGTCTTGTGGGACAGAGACCCGCGCCTGCCGGTTCCTGTGCTGAAGCAGCTTCGCGAGCGGACTGGCCTCGAAATCGGCGACAACGAGCCCTATTCCGGGCACCTGCGCAACGATACGATCTTCCGTCACGCGACGCTGCGCGGCCTGCCGAACGTGCTCGTCGAGGTTCGCCAGGATCTCATCCGCGAGGAGGCCGGGCAGATCGAATGGGCCGCGATCCTCGCCGACAGTCTCGCCGCCATTTTCGCCGATCCGGCACACGCGGAGCCGCTCTCGCGCCTCGAATATCATGAATCGCGCTCGGACGCGGAAGCCGACCGCGTTATGGAGCGCGTCGAAAAGGGCGACGTGGAAGCGGCAAGCGGCGAGGAAACCGCAGGCGGAGACTAG
- a CDS encoding ABC-F family ATP-binding cassette domain-containing protein, which translates to MLHINELSFRIEGRPLFENATAAIPEGHKVGLVGRNGTGKTTLLRLIAGEIAPDGGSIGLPRNARLAHVSQEAPGGPETLLETVLAAHTELAALTAEAETAHDPHRISEIHTRLADLDAHSAPSRAARILSGLGFDEAAQQRSCSEFSGGWRMRVALAGALFAAPDILLLDEPTNYLDLEGVLWLEDFIASYPYTVLIVSHDRDLLNNAVNSILHLNDKRLSLYTGGYDRFEETRREQQRLQLKLKKSQDDQRRHMEAFVERFRAKATKAKQAQSRLKALARLQPIAAEVDAQVVPFRFPSPERPLGNPLIRIEGASVGYDPARPILRGINLRLDADDRVGLLGSNGNGKSTLAKLLCGKLAPIDGQRRASNKLEYGYFAQHQLDELRPKLSAYDHIAELMPDATEAQKRARVASIGFGADKADTASEKLSGGEKARLLFALATFHAPHLLILDEPTNHLDVDSREELIHALNDYEGAVILISHDRHLLEATVDRLWVVRNGTVAPYDGDLESYRAESLAAAKQAAKASGGERPAEAKKSREEERRQTAQRRAELAPLKKQMTDLEKRVHDLQKKMAEIDGRLADHTFYQREPDKARALTLDRAALLKDLKTAEDAWFEASLAYEEAAADA; encoded by the coding sequence ATGCTGCATATCAATGAATTATCATTCCGCATCGAGGGACGGCCGCTGTTCGAAAACGCGACGGCGGCGATACCGGAAGGGCACAAGGTCGGTCTCGTCGGGCGCAACGGCACCGGCAAGACGACGCTTCTGCGCCTGATCGCCGGCGAGATCGCGCCCGACGGCGGCAGCATCGGCTTGCCAAGGAACGCGCGCCTCGCTCATGTCTCGCAGGAAGCGCCGGGCGGCCCGGAAACGCTGCTTGAAACGGTGCTCGCCGCGCATACGGAACTTGCGGCGCTGACCGCCGAGGCCGAGACGGCGCACGACCCGCATCGTATCAGCGAAATCCACACGCGCCTTGCCGACCTCGACGCGCATTCCGCGCCTTCGCGCGCGGCGCGCATCCTTTCGGGGCTCGGCTTCGACGAGGCGGCTCAGCAGCGCTCGTGCAGCGAATTCTCGGGCGGATGGCGCATGCGCGTCGCGCTCGCGGGCGCGCTGTTCGCCGCGCCCGATATCCTTCTGCTCGACGAGCCGACAAACTATCTCGACCTCGAAGGCGTGCTCTGGCTCGAAGACTTCATCGCAAGCTACCCTTATACCGTGCTGATCGTCAGCCATGACCGCGATTTGCTGAACAACGCGGTCAACAGCATCCTTCATCTCAACGACAAGCGGCTTTCCCTCTATACGGGCGGTTATGACCGCTTCGAGGAGACGCGCCGCGAGCAGCAACGCCTGCAACTGAAGCTGAAGAAAAGCCAGGACGACCAGCGCCGCCACATGGAGGCGTTCGTGGAGCGCTTCCGCGCGAAGGCCACGAAGGCGAAACAGGCGCAAAGCCGCCTCAAGGCGCTGGCGAGGCTACAGCCCATCGCCGCCGAGGTCGACGCTCAGGTGGTTCCGTTCCGCTTCCCGTCGCCCGAGCGCCCGCTCGGCAACCCGCTGATCCGCATCGAGGGCGCGAGCGTCGGTTACGATCCGGCGCGCCCCATCTTGCGGGGCATCAACCTGCGCCTCGATGCCGACGACCGCGTGGGGCTGCTCGGATCGAACGGCAACGGCAAGTCCACGCTCGCGAAGCTGCTTTGCGGCAAGCTCGCGCCCATCGACGGCCAACGGCGCGCGTCGAACAAGCTGGAATACGGCTATTTCGCGCAGCATCAGCTCGACGAGCTTCGGCCGAAGCTCTCGGCCTACGATCACATCGCCGAACTCATGCCCGACGCGACCGAGGCGCAGAAGCGCGCGAGGGTGGCGTCCATCGGCTTCGGCGCCGACAAGGCCGACACGGCGTCGGAAAAGCTCTCCGGTGGCGAGAAGGCGCGGCTTCTGTTCGCGCTCGCCACGTTCCACGCGCCGCATCTTCTCATCCTCGACGAGCCGACGAACCATCTCGATGTCGACAGCCGCGAGGAGCTGATCCATGCGCTGAACGATTACGAAGGGGCGGTTATCCTCATCAGCCACGACCGGCATCTGCTGGAAGCGACGGTGGATCGTCTCTGGGTGGTCCGCAACGGCACGGTAGCGCCTTACGATGGCGACCTCGAAAGCTATCGCGCTGAAAGCCTCGCGGCGGCGAAACAGGCCGCCAAGGCCAGCGGCGGCGAACGCCCGGCGGAGGCGAAGAAAAGCCGCGAGGAAGAGCGCCGCCAGACCGCGCAGCGCCGCGCCGAACTGGCGCCGCTCAAGAAGCAGATGACCGATCTCGAAAAGCGGGTTCACGATCTCCAGAAGAAGATGGCCGAGATTGACGGGCGCCTCGCCGATCACACGTTTTACCAACGCGAGCCGGACAAGGCCCGCGCGCTGACGCTCGACCGAGCGGCGTTGCTGAAGGATCTCAAGACCGCCGAGGATGCCTGGTTCGAGGCATCGCTCGCCTATGAAGAGGCGGCCGCCGACGCTTGA
- a CDS encoding (2Fe-2S)-binding protein has product MIICSCNVLSDEAVRSAMSSPNPPRTPCQVHRHFGCTAKCGRCTRSLRDAMDEGKAERHAMEQTAVAKVA; this is encoded by the coding sequence ATGATCATCTGTTCCTGCAACGTGTTGAGTGATGAAGCGGTTCGGTCGGCGATGTCGAGTCCGAACCCGCCGCGCACGCCATGCCAGGTCCATCGGCATTTCGGCTGCACGGCGAAGTGCGGTCGCTGCACGCGGTCGCTCCGCGATGCGATGGACGAAGGCAAGGCCGAGCGTCATGCGATGGAGCAAACGGCGGTCGCGAAAGTCGCCTGA
- the bfr gene encoding bacterioferritin, translated as MKGDPKVIEYLNAGLRSELTAINQYWLHYRMLDNWGFLSLAKYWRKESIEEMEHADKLTARILFLDGFPNLQVLDPLRIGQTVKEILEADLQSEIGARALYQEAATYSHSVKDYVSRDLFEKLMHDEEEHIDFLETQLGLVEKLGLELYSQYHIGGLDKGDVA; from the coding sequence ATGAAGGGCGACCCAAAAGTCATCGAATATCTGAACGCGGGCCTCAGATCCGAACTGACCGCGATCAATCAGTACTGGCTGCATTATCGCATGCTCGACAATTGGGGCTTCCTCTCCCTTGCCAAGTACTGGCGCAAGGAATCGATCGAGGAGATGGAGCACGCCGACAAGCTCACCGCGCGTATCCTTTTCCTCGACGGCTTCCCGAACCTGCAGGTTCTCGATCCGCTGCGGATCGGCCAGACGGTGAAGGAAATTCTCGAAGCCGACCTTCAGTCCGAAATCGGCGCGCGCGCGCTCTATCAGGAAGCCGCGACATACTCGCACTCCGTGAAGGATTACGTATCGCGCGATCTGTTCGAGAAACTGATGCACGACGAGGAAGAGCACATCGACTTCCTTGAGACGCAGCTCGGCCTCGTCGAGAAGCTCGGACTTGAGCTTTACTCGCAGTACCACATCGGCGGCCTCGACAAAGGCGATGTGGCCTAA
- a CDS encoding carbonic anhydrase, protein MHRLIDGVLRFQTEIHGKRKELFSELGERQKPFAVFIACSDSRVVPELLTQCDPGDIFVIRNAGNIIPSYGPASGGVSASIEYAVQGLGIPNLIVCGHSDCGAMKAILREDKLDKMPAVGAWIKHAAAAKEIVEARFSPEEAEKKRLDALVHENVLCQLRNLATHPAVAAKLAAGQLSLHGWVYNIDSGTVDTFDAEKQEFVTLTRDSTAQATPKLIVRYAQSGK, encoded by the coding sequence ATGCACAGACTCATCGACGGCGTTCTGCGTTTTCAGACAGAAATCCACGGTAAGCGCAAGGAACTGTTCAGCGAACTCGGCGAGCGCCAGAAGCCTTTTGCCGTGTTCATCGCCTGCTCCGACAGCCGCGTCGTGCCCGAGCTGCTGACGCAATGCGATCCGGGCGATATCTTCGTGATTCGCAACGCGGGCAACATCATCCCGTCCTATGGACCCGCGTCGGGGGGCGTTTCCGCCAGCATCGAATACGCCGTTCAGGGGCTCGGCATTCCGAACCTCATCGTATGCGGCCATTCGGATTGCGGCGCGATGAAAGCCATCCTGCGCGAAGACAAGCTGGACAAGATGCCGGCTGTGGGCGCCTGGATCAAACACGCAGCCGCCGCGAAAGAGATCGTCGAAGCGCGTTTTTCGCCCGAGGAGGCCGAAAAGAAGCGTCTCGATGCTCTCGTGCATGAAAACGTGCTGTGTCAGCTCCGCAATCTGGCGACGCACCCCGCGGTAGCGGCGAAGCTTGCGGCGGGCCAGCTCAGTCTGCACGGGTGGGTCTACAATATCGACAGCGGAACCGTGGACACGTTCGACGCCGAAAAGCAGGAGTTCGTGACGTTGACGAGAGATTCGACCGCGCAGGCGACCCCGAAGCTCATCGTGCGGTACGCGCAGTCCGGGAAGTAG
- a CDS encoding FUSC family protein has product MVAFFLANRGKFKFSLRMTIAALLSILVGAILNLSQVYWAALSAVIVIQGSIGGSYRAGMYRLLGTVGGAFWGAVVAVLIPHGTMAALALALVAAVAPLALLTAFRPDWRVAPITAIIVLMGSTLPPTDPFDAAIERVLEISVGSLSAVLVALVVLPARAHALLVTSASKSIADMAAIVCLLQTSGARGVPVEALRVLHNDLRVQIAQTEARAAEASVERQNRLADGPDTESLVRTLRRLRHDIAMLGRVLREPFPETLREALEPPLLTLLGTLAGWLTAVSQSLPQGEQPTSPAAVQAALEDYRATLDKAIKDGRLSSASADTQRIYALLFVCGQFIQNLQDLANRAGELTSERRVARAAEQRHDHDD; this is encoded by the coding sequence ATGGTGGCGTTCTTTCTGGCAAACAGGGGCAAGTTCAAGTTCAGCCTGCGCATGACGATCGCTGCGCTGCTCAGCATCCTTGTCGGTGCGATACTCAATCTATCTCAGGTTTACTGGGCGGCGCTTTCGGCTGTCATCGTCATTCAGGGGAGCATCGGCGGCTCGTATCGCGCCGGGATGTACCGGCTGCTCGGCACCGTCGGCGGCGCGTTCTGGGGCGCGGTCGTGGCGGTTCTGATCCCGCACGGCACGATGGCGGCGCTCGCTTTGGCGCTGGTTGCGGCTGTGGCGCCGCTCGCGCTCCTGACCGCGTTCCGTCCCGACTGGCGCGTCGCCCCCATCACCGCCATCATCGTGCTCATGGGATCGACCCTACCGCCGACGGACCCGTTTGACGCCGCGATAGAGCGCGTCCTTGAAATCAGCGTCGGCAGCCTCTCGGCCGTCCTCGTCGCGCTCGTCGTGTTGCCCGCGCGGGCGCATGCGCTTCTCGTTACCTCGGCGAGCAAGTCCATCGCGGACATGGCGGCGATCGTATGCCTGCTTCAGACCTCAGGCGCGCGCGGCGTGCCCGTCGAGGCGCTCAGGGTGCTTCACAACGACCTCCGCGTTCAGATCGCCCAGACCGAGGCACGCGCGGCGGAGGCCAGCGTGGAAAGACAGAACCGTCTCGCCGATGGCCCCGATACGGAATCGCTCGTGCGCACCCTGAGGCGACTTCGTCACGATATCGCCATGCTCGGACGCGTGTTGCGCGAGCCGTTTCCCGAAACGCTGCGCGAGGCGCTCGAACCGCCGCTTCTGACGCTCCTCGGAACGCTGGCGGGTTGGCTTACGGCTGTTTCCCAATCCCTTCCGCAGGGCGAACAACCGACCTCTCCCGCAGCCGTCCAGGCCGCGCTCGAAGACTATCGGGCGACGCTCGACAAGGCGATCAAGGATGGCCGTCTGTCATCGGCCAGCGCCGACACGCAGCGTATCTACGCGCTGCTGTTCGTGTGCGGCCAGTTCATCCAGAACCTTCAGGATCTGGCGAACCGCGCGGGCGAACTCACAAGCGAGAGGCGCGTCGCACGGGCGGCCGAACAAAGGCACGACCATGACGACTGA
- a CDS encoding CAP domain-containing protein, which yields MWRTLGLFALCASLGGCAATSALPSLSGFGGSLSDTEAPNAALAAQPVAASTAPVSGSSTGISGIWSNFSSAFSSGDAASKPPVGQQPDNLDPNEALRLVNDYRASQGLSQLSLETHATEAAQILAKNMAKTDKMSHVGPGGADVGKRLAMAGYRYRLAAENIGAGQTSVAQIIEGWKNSPPHSRNLLLADAKHMGIAFEYKPDTKFKRFWALVVAAP from the coding sequence ATGTGGCGTACTCTTGGTTTGTTCGCGCTTTGCGCGAGTCTCGGCGGATGCGCAGCTACGAGCGCTTTGCCGTCATTGTCAGGGTTTGGCGGCAGTCTTTCCGATACGGAAGCGCCCAACGCCGCGTTGGCCGCGCAGCCGGTCGCTGCGTCCACCGCCCCTGTTTCGGGATCGTCGACCGGTATTTCCGGGATATGGTCGAACTTCTCGTCGGCATTCAGTTCGGGCGACGCGGCGTCGAAGCCGCCAGTCGGGCAGCAGCCGGACAATCTCGATCCGAACGAGGCCCTTCGCCTTGTGAACGACTACCGCGCGTCGCAGGGGCTCTCTCAGCTCTCGCTGGAGACGCACGCGACCGAAGCCGCCCAGATCCTCGCGAAAAACATGGCGAAGACCGACAAGATGTCCCATGTCGGCCCCGGCGGCGCCGATGTCGGCAAGCGCCTGGCCATGGCGGGCTACCGGTATCGGCTCGCAGCCGAAAACATCGGCGCGGGGCAGACATCGGTCGCCCAGATCATCGAAGGCTGGAAGAACAGTCCGCCCCATAGCCGAAACCTGCTGCTCGCCGACGCGAAACACATGGGCATCGCGTTCGAATACAAGCCCGACACGAAGTTCAAGCGGTTCTGGGCACTTGTCGTGGCGGCGCCGTAA
- a CDS encoding potassium transporter Kup, whose protein sequence is MNIQGQVAAEPQGVAAVPQGQTKAMALAALGVVFGDIGTSPLYTLKIVLGASGHQVVDRAMVLGSLSLIIWTLIIVTSVKYIAVAMRVDNHGEGGIMALMALLSRGRKGLGSPRQKRTFVVIVGLAGAALIYGDGVITPAISVLSALEGLAIKAHSFEPYILPATIVILVLLFLVQPRGTATIGRLFGPVMLVWFATLGLLGIGGIWENPSVLAALNPAHGLYYLLEGGLTSFLILGGVFLCVTGAEALYTDMGHFGRRPIQMAWFFIVFPCLVLNYAGQAALVLDGTPIAENTFYALCPRDLLIPLVILATIATIVASQAVITGAFSMTRQAIQLGWLPRLNITQTSALGYGQIYIGVVNWTMMVITIGLTISFREADNLAAAYGIAVSATMLMDSFLLYIAMREYLGWDPRLSALLAACFIIVDCAFVIANSAKMLDGGWVPLTLAALIAGLMWVWHSGRRAVMAVLVSRYLPIHEFLAEIEERGIPRVPGTAVFMTRSKKGVPPVMAWHVKHNRALHERVVVIHVSIEPVPFVNPEHRLQVETEDDNFWRAMVYYGFMERPDIPPILELIKNRGYDINLDDVTYYIGRETVVPREDGQGLPRWQENLFSIMERNAAQVTDFFRLPVDRVVEIGRQVAI, encoded by the coding sequence ATGAATATCCAGGGTCAGGTCGCTGCTGAGCCACAAGGCGTGGCGGCAGTGCCGCAAGGGCAGACGAAAGCCATGGCTCTCGCAGCCCTTGGGGTCGTCTTCGGCGATATCGGTACGAGTCCGCTTTATACGCTCAAGATCGTGCTCGGCGCGAGCGGCCACCAGGTGGTTGACCGCGCCATGGTGCTCGGTTCGCTTTCGCTCATCATCTGGACACTCATCATCGTGACGTCGGTGAAGTACATCGCCGTGGCGATGCGCGTCGACAACCACGGCGAAGGCGGCATCATGGCCTTGATGGCGCTCTTGAGCCGCGGCCGCAAGGGCCTCGGCAGCCCGCGGCAGAAGCGAACCTTCGTTGTCATTGTCGGCCTCGCCGGAGCAGCCCTCATCTACGGCGACGGCGTCATAACGCCCGCCATATCGGTGCTCTCCGCGCTCGAAGGACTGGCGATCAAGGCGCACAGTTTCGAGCCCTACATCCTGCCCGCGACGATCGTCATTCTCGTGTTGCTGTTCCTCGTGCAGCCGCGCGGAACGGCCACCATCGGCCGCCTTTTCGGGCCGGTCATGCTCGTCTGGTTCGCGACGCTGGGACTGCTCGGCATCGGCGGCATCTGGGAAAATCCCTCGGTGCTGGCCGCGCTCAACCCGGCGCACGGTCTTTACTACCTCCTGGAAGGCGGTCTCACGTCGTTTCTGATCCTTGGCGGCGTGTTCCTTTGCGTCACGGGCGCGGAGGCCCTCTATACCGATATGGGACATTTCGGGCGACGACCGATCCAGATGGCGTGGTTTTTCATCGTCTTCCCCTGCCTCGTGCTCAATTACGCGGGTCAGGCCGCGCTCGTGCTCGACGGAACGCCCATCGCGGAGAACACCTTCTATGCGCTGTGCCCCCGGGACCTGCTCATCCCGCTGGTCATCCTCGCGACGATTGCGACCATCGTGGCCAGTCAGGCGGTCATCACAGGCGCGTTCTCAATGACACGGCAGGCAATCCAGCTCGGCTGGCTGCCCCGTCTCAACATCACGCAGACCTCGGCGCTCGGCTACGGTCAGATTTACATCGGCGTGGTGAACTGGACGATGATGGTGATCACCATCGGCCTGACGATCTCGTTTCGCGAGGCCGACAATCTCGCCGCCGCTTACGGCATCGCCGTATCCGCCACCATGCTCATGGATTCGTTCCTGCTCTATATCGCGATGCGCGAATATCTCGGCTGGGACCCGCGGCTTTCCGCGCTGCTCGCGGCGTGCTTCATCATCGTCGATTGCGCCTTCGTTATCGCCAACTCGGCGAAGATGCTGGACGGCGGCTGGGTTCCCCTGACGCTCGCCGCCCTCATAGCGGGCCTGATGTGGGTATGGCATTCGGGGCGGCGCGCGGTCATGGCCGTCCTCGTTTCAAGATATCTGCCGATCCACGAGTTTCTCGCCGAGATCGAGGAGCGCGGCATTCCCCGGGTGCCCGGCACCGCCGTTTTCATGACGCGCTCGAAGAAAGGGGTTCCGCCGGTCATGGCCTGGCACGTGAAGCATAATCGCGCGCTGCACGAGCGTGTGGTGGTGATCCACGTCTCGATCGAACCTGTACCGTTCGTCAACCCCGAACACCGCCTTCAGGTGGAAACGGAAGACGATAATTTCTGGCGCGCCATGGTGTATTACGGTTTCATGGAGCGACCGGACATCCCGCCCATCCTCGAACTCATCAAGAATCGGGGCTACGATATCAATCTCGATGACGTGACCTACTACATCGGACGCGAGACGGTCGTACCCCGGGAGGACGGCCAGGGATTGCCGCGCTGGCAGGAAAATCTTTTCTCGATCATGGAGCGCAACGCCGCTCAGGTGACGGATTTCTTCCGCCTGCCCGTGGACAGGGTCGTGGAGATCGGCCGGCAGGTCGCGATCTGA
- a CDS encoding quinone oxidoreductase family protein, giving the protein MKALIVSDFKQPPRWSDFAEPSADIGERLIRVTAAGLSNLARIQASGVHYASPKEVPFVAGIDGVGRLDDGSRVYFFAGRRPFGAFAERCVAPADLCVPVPDDLDDVTAAALANPAMSSWAALVQRAGLRAGETVLINGATGASGRLAVMIARHLGAARVIVTGRDGASLAALVGLGADEAISLTQAPDALAASFERIIERDRVTVVLDYVWGASASLILGAVERLGRRHAAGQDPIRFVQIGSISGQTITLPAAVLRSTTLELMGSGLGSVPDRVLVADIGEAFKVATKLGLTVDVSPVPMADGEEAWTRGGSGRERVVFTLS; this is encoded by the coding sequence ATGAAAGCGCTGATCGTAAGCGACTTCAAGCAACCGCCAAGGTGGAGCGACTTCGCCGAGCCTTCGGCGGATATAGGCGAACGGCTCATCCGCGTGACGGCGGCTGGCCTCAGCAACCTCGCGCGCATCCAGGCGAGCGGCGTCCACTACGCAAGCCCGAAGGAAGTGCCTTTCGTCGCCGGTATCGACGGCGTGGGACGGCTCGACGACGGAAGCCGGGTGTATTTCTTCGCAGGCCGGCGCCCCTTTGGTGCGTTCGCGGAGCGGTGCGTGGCTCCTGCCGATCTTTGCGTTCCTGTCCCCGACGATCTCGACGACGTGACTGCCGCGGCGCTGGCAAACCCCGCCATGTCCTCCTGGGCAGCCCTCGTGCAACGCGCCGGGCTTCGCGCGGGCGAGACGGTGCTCATCAACGGCGCCACCGGCGCCTCGGGGCGGCTTGCGGTCATGATCGCCAGGCATCTCGGAGCGGCGCGCGTCATCGTCACGGGGCGTGACGGGGCTTCGCTCGCCGCTCTTGTCGGTCTCGGCGCCGATGAGGCGATCTCGCTGACCCAGGCGCCCGACGCGCTCGCGGCCTCCTTCGAGCGCATCATCGAGCGGGATCGTGTGACCGTCGTGCTCGACTATGTCTGGGGCGCATCGGCTTCGCTGATCCTCGGCGCAGTCGAACGGCTTGGCCGACGTCATGCGGCGGGACAGGATCCTATCCGCTTCGTTCAGATCGGCTCGATCAGCGGACAGACGATCACGCTTCCGGCGGCGGTGCTCCGCAGCACAACGCTCGAACTCATGGGCAGCGGCCTCGGCAGCGTTCCCGACCGCGTTCTCGTCGCCGACATCGGCGAGGCGTTCAAGGTGGCGACGAAGCTCGGTCTCACCGTCGACGTCAGTCCGGTTCCGATGGCGGACGGTGAAGAGGCTTGGACGCGCGGCGGATCGGGGCGCGAGCGTGTCGTTTTCACACTGAGTTGA
- a CDS encoding acyl-CoA synthetase: protein MTAAYTQNLDKTPANHQPLTPLGFLARAARVYPNHPAIVHGAKTYTYAEFYARSRRLASALSKLGIGKNDTVSVMLPNVPAMLDAKYGVPMTGAVLHSINTRLDAANIAFMLDHAETKVVITDTEYAKVMAEALKLSETKPVVIDYADTEFPGLGARLSEVEYEDFIAGGDPEYDWQPPADEWDAITLNYTSGTTGNPKGVVYHHRGAYLTSLGNTLAGQIGKHPNYLWTLPMFHCDGWCFGWTIPLVAGTQVCLRYVRPDAIWTSLYENEITHLCGAPIVMSTILNAPAEVKRKLKQKVQFLTAAAPPPEAVLAEMREAGFNVTHVYGLTETYGPAVVNEWKTEWDALDGAGQAQKKARQGVRYVPLEDLSVIDPLTMQHVPADGETLGEVMFRGNVVMKGYLKNKEATEDALAGGWFHSGDLGVMHPDGYIQLKDRSKDIIISGGENISSIEVEDVLFKHPAVQAASVVAKHDEKWGETPCAFIELKPGATATAEEIIAWCRQHLAAYKCPRHVVFNELPKTSTGKIQKYILREMAKTS from the coding sequence ATGACCGCCGCCTACACGCAAAATCTCGACAAGACCCCGGCCAACCATCAGCCGCTGACACCGCTCGGATTTCTCGCCCGCGCGGCGCGGGTCTACCCGAACCATCCCGCCATCGTGCATGGCGCGAAGACCTATACCTACGCCGAGTTTTACGCTCGCTCGCGCAGGCTGGCCTCGGCGCTGTCGAAACTCGGCATCGGCAAGAACGACACCGTCTCCGTGATGCTGCCGAACGTGCCCGCGATGCTCGACGCGAAGTACGGCGTGCCGATGACGGGCGCGGTGCTGCACTCGATCAATACGCGCCTCGACGCGGCGAACATCGCGTTCATGCTCGATCACGCCGAGACGAAGGTGGTCATCACCGACACCGAATATGCGAAGGTCATGGCGGAGGCGCTGAAGCTCTCGGAGACGAAGCCCGTCGTCATCGACTATGCGGACACGGAGTTTCCGGGGCTCGGCGCGCGCCTTTCCGAAGTCGAATACGAGGATTTCATCGCAGGCGGCGACCCGGAATACGACTGGCAGCCTCCGGCGGACGAGTGGGACGCGATCACGCTCAATTATACGTCCGGCACCACCGGCAACCCGAAGGGCGTCGTCTATCACCATCGCGGCGCGTATCTGACGAGCCTCGGCAACACGCTCGCAGGGCAGATCGGCAAGCATCCGAACTATCTCTGGACGCTGCCGATGTTCCATTGCGACGGCTGGTGCTTCGGCTGGACGATCCCGCTCGTGGCGGGCACGCAGGTTTGCCTGCGTTACGTGCGCCCCGACGCGATCTGGACATCGCTTTACGAGAACGAGATCACCCATCTCTGCGGCGCGCCCATCGTGATGTCCACGATCCTCAACGCGCCCGCGGAAGTGAAGCGCAAGCTGAAGCAGAAGGTGCAGTTTCTCACCGCCGCCGCCCCGCCGCCGGAAGCCGTGCTCGCCGAAATGCGCGAGGCGGGCTTCAACGTCACCCACGTTTACGGCCTCACGGAGACCTACGGTCCCGCCGTGGTGAACGAGTGGAAGACCGAGTGGGATGCGCTCGACGGGGCGGGGCAGGCGCAGAAGAAGGCGCGGCAGGGCGTGCGCTACGTGCCGCTCGAAGACCTCTCCGTAATCGATCCGCTCACGATGCAGCACGTGCCCGCGGACGGCGAGACGCTCGGGGAAGTCATGTTTCGCGGCAACGTGGTCATGAAGGGCTACCTCAAGAACAAGGAAGCCACCGAGGACGCGCTCGCGGGCGGCTGGTTTCATTCGGGCGATCTCGGCGTGATGCACCCCGACGGCTACATCCAGCTCAAGGACCGTTCCAAGGACATCATCATCTCGGGTGGCGAGAACATCTCGTCCATCGAGGTGGAAGACGTGCTGTTCAAGCACCCCGCCGTGCAGGCGGCGTCCGTGGTGGCGAAGCACGACGAGAAGTGGGGCGAGACGCCCTGCGCGTTCATCGAACTGAAGCCCGGTGCGACCGCGACGGCGGAAGAGATCATCGCATGGTGCCGCCAGCATCTCGCGGCCTACAAATGCCCGCGCCACGTGGTTTTCAACGAACTGCCGAAGACGTCCACCGGCAAGATCCAGAAATACATCCTGCGCGAGATGGCCAAGACGTCCTGA